The following proteins are encoded in a genomic region of Triticum dicoccoides isolate Atlit2015 ecotype Zavitan chromosome 1B, WEW_v2.0, whole genome shotgun sequence:
- the LOC119349825 gene encoding plant cysteine oxidase 2-like, producing the protein MPVAQDPVGAAAGAETASSRRNRRRNKKSSGAANANANANANAAPVVAVPVPVPAPPTPMQRLFDTSREVFAGSAPGFVPPPDAVARLAAILNNLNLQDVGIDTSMTCFKRSDSRAPPAVTYLHFYDCPKFSFGIFCLPKHAVIPLHNHPGMTVFSKMLFGSMHLKSYDWARSISEAGTTALTTSDGARLAKINTNNVVDASAETIVLYPENGGNLHCFTALTPCAVLDVMGPPYNSAAGRDCAYYSESPFANTAGVADVRYSWLKEIPNNFRMKGVTMPRDFVV; encoded by the exons ATGCCGGTGGCGCAGGACCCCGTCGGCGCGGCCGCAGGCGCGGAGAccgcctcctcccgcaggaaccgcCGCCGCAACAAGAAGTCCTCCGGCGCCGCCAACGCCAACGCCAACGCCAACGCCAACGCGGCCCCCGTGGTCGCCGTCCCGGTGCCGGTGCCGGCGCCGCCCACGCCGATGCAGCGCCTCTTCGACACCAGCCGCGAGGTCTTCGCCGGCTCCGCCCCCGGCTTCGTCCCGCcgcccgacgccgtcgcccgcCTCGCCGCAATCCTCA ATAATCTGAATCTGCAAGATGTTGGCATAGACACAAGCATGACGTGCTTCAAGCGCAGCGACTCGAGGGCGCCTCCTGCAGTCACCTATCTGCATTTCTACGACTGCCCCAAGTTCTCG TTTGGTATCTTCTGTTTGCCCAAGCATGCCGTCATTCCCCTGCACAACCATCCCGGGATGACGGTCTTCAGCAAGATGCTCTTTGGCTCGATGCACCTCAAGTCGTATGActgggccagaagcatctcggaggCCGGCACTACTGCGCTCACCACCTCAGACG GGGCTCGTCTCGCAAAGATCAACACAAACAATGTTGTTGACGCCTCAGCGGAGACCATCGTTCTGTACCCGGAGAATGGAGGCAACCTGCACTGCTTCACCGCGCTGACCCCTTGCGCTGTTCTCGACGTCATGGGACCCCCTTACAACAGCGCTGCTGGTAGGGACTGCGCGTACTACAGCGAGTCCCCGTTTGCAAACACAGCCG GTGTGGCTGACGTGCGGTACTCCTGGCTGAAGGAGATCCCCAACAACTTCCGGATGAAGGGCGTAACGATGCCGCGGGACTTCGTCGTCTAG